One Spinacia oleracea cultivar Varoflay chromosome 4, BTI_SOV_V1, whole genome shotgun sequence DNA segment encodes these proteins:
- the LOC110783400 gene encoding chromatin assembly factor 1 subunit FAS1 has protein sequence MADPMEIDEVPTPKQPPLKRKREKLKQKVEVLTPEERESRLKTLNEELESLFRYFNEVLSSDVGLELCLGNVSSSNTLNATIALLLEEKRCSYSKLAGEIYEKVKERENEITIANVKSSMLFAGQRVAYGVPNADADVLEDETGSCLWCWETRDLKLLPSSLRGALKIRRICRKKINERITAILDVISALQKPEDYPTGKADVTKVAEKLSKVLAEADIRLLMESLNQKNDSELAEKEAKKKETTLVKEFEKSKREVEKEKKKMDRELQKEKLQSEKEKKRLQQEAERDEKRREKEESEMRKQLKRKQEEAEREQRRKEKEEAVIKKQLSIQKQASVMERFLKKSRTTETIQSDPSPSTATLNHAPNESVLESVSLQMDSALQHHEEINVDEIRKSHMSTWRCLGHSIRSNTKQTWGLRHKPKAELIKELKLTSNKGPARDDDLWIDADEWEQPSTDDKSCHVNADVSPSTSKYVRRKQLLQFDKSCRPAFYGIWPKKSRVIGPRHPLKTDPDLEYEIDSDEEWEEEDPGESLSDSEKEEEEILDEGSLKVDDDEESEDDFMVPDGYLSENEGVDTDRCQSNLEAGVTNSTLDCKPEALSEEYSSWMRQLKYLHKLTEHALKKNQPLIIVNMMHDKAHLLSAEDLTGSLKVEQTCLQALSMRVFPGGLSIEVPSDNIVREENQDACTSNSKGSTVATGLPTTIPDSNLPKIVSVIQSCPQGINRVLESLQQSFPDIPKSHLRIKVREISEFVDNRWKVKKEILDKLGMSSSPEKSTEKSGRGTRSIATFFSKRCLPPTSHVRNPHESSPESIKPASSSQPPQQQQQQVHSENV, from the exons ATGGCGGATCCGATGGAAATCGACGAGGTTCCGACTCCGAAGCAGCCGCCATTGAAGCGGAAGAGGGAGAAGCTGAAGCAGAAGGTTGAAGTGTTGACTCCTGAGGAGAGAGAATCGAGGTTGAAAACCTTAAATGAGGAACTTGAGAGCTTGTTCAGGTACTTTAATGAGGTTTTGAGTAGCGACGTAGGTTTAGAGCTGTGTCTTGGTAATGTTTCGTCGAGTAATACGTTGAATGCGACGATTGCGCTGTTGTTGGAGGAGAAGAGGTGCTCGTACTCTAAGCTAGCGGGAGAGATTTACGAGAaggtgaaggagagagaaaatgagattACAATTGCAAATGTGAAGAGCAGTATGCTGTTTGCTGGGCAGAGAGTTGCATATGGAGTTCCGAATGCCGATGCTGATGTTTTGGAAGATGAGACTGGATCTTGCCTTTGGTGCTGGGAG ACGAGGGACCTGAAGTTGCTGCCAAGTTCATTGCGTGGAGCATTAAAAATTCGCCGTATTTGTCGTAAAAAGATTAATGAGAGGATCACTGCCATCTTAG ATGTAATATCTGCTCTGCAAAAACCTGAGGATTATCCAACCGGCAAAGCTGATGTGACAAAAGTAGCAGAAAAACTCAGCAAAGTTTTAGCAGAAGCAGATATTCGGTTGCTTATGGAAAGCTTGAATCAGAAAAATGATTCTGAACT GGCTGAAAAAGaggcaaaaaagaaagaaacaactCTTGTTAAGGAGTTTGAGAAAAGTAAACGCGAAGTagagaaggagaagaaaaagATGGATCGTGAACTTCAGAAGGAAAAATTGCAGAGT GAGAAGGAAAAGAAGCGATTGCAACAAGAGGCTGAGAGAGATGAAAAACGTCGTGAAAAAGAAGAATCGGAAATGAGGAAACAACTTAAGAGAAAGCAGGAGGAAGCTGAAAGGGAACAGCgtcgaaaagagaaggaagaagCTGTAATAAAGAAGCAACTCTCCATCCAAAAACAAGCATCGGTTATGGAACGTTTCCTAAAAAAGAGCAGGACAACTGAGACAATCCAGAGTGATCCATCTCCTAGTACTGCTACACTCAATCATGCACCAAATGAAAGTGTTCTTGAATCTGTGTCTTTACAGATGGATTCTGCTCTGCAACATCACGAAGAGATTAATGTGGACGAGATTCGCAA ATCTCATATGAGTACTTGGCGCTGCTTAGGCCACTCTATCCGGTCAAACACCAAGCAGACCTGGGGCTTACGTCATAAACCAAAGGCTGAGCTAATTAAGGAGTTAAAACTCACTTCTAATAAGGGACCAGCTCGTGATGATGACCTGTGGATAGATGCAGATGAATGGGAACAACCAAGTACTGATGATAAGTCATGCCATGTCAACGCAGATGTTTCACCTAGTACCAGCAAGTACGTGCGAAGAAAACAACTCCTGCAGTTTGACAAGAGCTGTAGGCCTGCATTTTATGGTATTTGGCCAAAGAAAAG TCGTGTTATTGGACCACGCCATCCATTAAAAACGGACCCTGATTTGGAATATGAAATTGATAGCGATGAAGAGTGGGAGGAG GAGGATCCAGGTGAAAGCCTATCAGACTCTGAGAAGGAAGAGGAGGAAATTTTGGATGAAGGATCTTTAAaagttgatgatgatgaggagaGTGAGGATGACTTTATGGTACCAGATGGCTATCTCTCAGAAAATGAG GGAGTTGACACTGACAGATGTCAAAGTAACCTCGAGGCAGGTGTTACCAACAGTACACTGGACTGCAAACCAGAAGCTCTAAGTGAAGAGTATTCATCTTGGATGCGACAACTGAAGTATCTACATAAGTTGACTGAACATGCTCTTAAAAAGAATCAGCCTCTTATCATTGTAAACATGATGCACGACAAAGCGCACTTGTTATCAGCTGAAGATCTTACTGGCAGTCTCAAGGTTGAGCAAACGTGTTTGCAAGCTCTTAGTATGCGTGTTTTTCCTGGTGGGTTGTCTATAGAGGTACCATCTGACAACATTGTGCGAGAAGAGAATCAAGATGCATGCACCTCAAATAGCAAGGGCAGCACGGTAGCAACAGGGTTACCTACAACAATACCAGATTCCAACCTTCCTAAAATT GTGTCAGTTATTCAATCCTGCCCGCAGGGTATCAACAGAGTGCTGGAGTCCTTGCAGCAGAGTTTTCCTGATATCCCCAAGTCTCACCTGAGAATTAAAGTCCGTGAGATATCAGAATTTGTAGATAATCGTTGGAAG GTTAAAAAGGAGATCTTGGATAAGCTGGGAATGTCAAGTTCACCAG AGAAATCTACAGAAAAGAGTGGAAGGGGAACTAGAAGCATCGCCACATTCTTTTCGAAACGATGTTTGCCTCCTACCAGTCACGTACGCAATCCCCACGAGTCGTCTCCTGAATCAATAAAACCCGCTTCATCTAGCCAACCGCcgcaacaacagcagcagcaggtaCACTCCGAAAATGTGTAG